The nucleotide sequence GCTGGCGCTGGCGGCGGGCCTGCTCACGCCCGGCGCGGGCAGCATCGCGGTGGCCGGGCAGCCGCTGCAGGCCCTGCGTCCCGCCGAGCGTGACCGCTGGCGCGGCCGGCACCTGGGCTTCCTGCCGCAGAAGCTGCACCTGAGCGACGCGCTCACGGTGCAGGAGAACCTGGCCCTGCCTTTCTACGCCGCCGGCCTGCCGGTGGACCGGGCCGCCATCGCCCGGGTCCTGGACGCGCTGGGCGTCGCCCCGCTGGCCGGGCGCCGGCCGCAGCATCTGTCGGGCGGGCAGGCCCAGCGGGTCGCGCTGGCACGCGCCGTGCTGCTGTCGCCGCGGGTGCTGCTGGCCGACGAGCCGACCGCCAGCCTGGACGACGCGGCTGCCGACGCCGCGCTGCGCGTGCTGGACGAGAGCGCCAGCCGCTGCGGCGCCACCCTGGCGGTGGCCACGCACGACCGGCGCGTGCTGCAGGCCTTCCCCGGGGCCGTGGTGCATGAGATCGGACCCGGGTCGGCCGTCGCGTCGGCCGCGGCACCATGAACACGGCGACCCTCGCCTTGCGCTACCTGTGGTCGCGTCCGCTCACGGCGCTGCTCAACCTGCTGCTGCTGACCCTGGGCCTGGCCGCCATCACCTTCGTGGTGCTGGTGGGCGAGCAGGCCGGCCGCGCCTTCGAGCGCGACCTTGCGGGCATCGACCTGGTGGTGGGCGCCAAGGGCAGCCCGCTGCAGCTGATCCTGGCCGGCGTGTTCCAGATCGACGTGCCGCCCGGCAACGTGCCGCTGGCCGAGGTGCGGGCCCTGCAGAAGCACCCGCAGGTGGCCCGGCTGATCCCGCTGTCCATGGGCGACAGCCTGCGCGGCCACCGCATCGTGGGCACCACGCCCGACTACCTGGCGCACTATGGCCTGTCGCTGGCCCGGGGGCAGGGCGGCTTTGGCCCCATGGAAGCCCTGCTCGGCGCGGGCGTGGCCCGGGCCACCGGCCTGGCACCCGGCGAGGCCTTCGTCGGCAACCACGGCCTGGGCGGCGGCGGCCACGCCCACGGCGACACGCCCTACCGCGTGGCCGGCGTGCTGGCGCCCTGCGGCTGCGTGGCCGACCGGCTGGTGCTGACCTCGCTGGAATCGGTGTGGCGGGTGCACGAGGACGCCACCACGGCCGACGAGGAGGACCGCCGGCTGCTGCAGGCCGAGCGCGAGGTGACCCTGGCCCTGATCGCCTACCGCACCCCGCTGGCCGCCGTGAGCTTCCCGCGCATGGTCAACGCCACCACCGCCATGCAGGCCGCCGCGCCGGCTGTCGAGGTGACGCGGCTGGCGCGGATGCTGGGCGTGGGCGGCGACGTGCTGCGCGGCCTGGGGCTGGTGCTGCTGGCCACGGCGGCCCTGTCGGTGTTCATCGCCCTGTGGAACGCGGTGCGCGAGCGGCGGGCCGACCTCGCCATGCTGCGCATGCTGGGCGCCACGCCGGCGCGGGTGGCGGCCCTGGTGGTGTGCGAGGCGCTGTGGCTGGCCCTGATCGCCTGCGTGCTGGGGCTGGCCGCCGGCCACGCCCTGGCGGCTTTGGTAGGCTACGTGCTGGCCGCGCAGCAATCGCTGCCGCTGTCCGGCGCGGTCTGGCTGGCGCGGGAACTGTGGATCCCTGCCGCGGCGCTGGCCGTGGCCGTGGTCGCCGCGCTGATCCCCGCGCTCAGCGCCTACCGGGTCGACGTGGCCCGCCTGTTGCAATCGAGGTGAACCAGACATGAACCGACTGCTGATCGCGCTGCTGCTGGCTCCGCTGGCCGCCCTGGCCCAGGGCCAGCACGGCGCCGAGGACATCAAGAAGGACGTGCAGCGCCACCGCGCGATGGCGGCGGCCCACGAAGCGGCCGCCAGGTGCCTGGAGTCCGGCAAGGGCCACGACGCCTGCCAGAAGGAACTGCAGGCCGCCTGCAAGGGCCTGGCCATCGGAAAATACTGCGGCATGCGGCACGAACACTGAGCCACGCCACTTCTCCGGGAGCCTTGCCATGAAACTGCGTTGTTCCGTTTCCTTCCTGCTCGCCGCCTTGCTGGCCGCCTCCGCCATGGCGCAAACGGCGGCGCCCCTGGGCTCGCCCTTGCCGCAGGGGACGGGCCCCGGCGTGCACAGCCCCGACAGCCCGTTCAAGCCGCTGCCCCAGCGCAGCGACGTGGTGCCCTGGTCGGTGCTGACGGCGGTCAAGACCCGGGTCGAGAAGAACCGGGTGCTGCCGGCCTTCAAGCCCGAGCAGCTCGCGCTGAACCAGAAGACGCAGCGCCTGCAGGGCTTCATGATGCCGCTGGAGCCGGGCGAGAAGCAGCGCCATTTCCTGCTCAGCTCGGTGCCGCTGACCTGCGGCTTCTGCGTGCCCGGCGGGCCGGAGAGCATGGTCGAGGTCAAGACCAGGTCGCCGGTGGCCTACACGATGGAGCCGGTGACGGTGGAGGGCCAGTTCGCGGTGCTGAACGACGATCCCTACGGCCTGTACTACCGCATCACCGACGCGGTGGGCGTGAAATAGGACCGAGGCTGCCGTTCGTGCGCTCCTCGCGGTTCTTGGTTGTCCTGCTGCTGGCGTTCGCTCTCATCGGGGCGCAGGCGTTGGGGCTGATGCACCGCCTCGTCCATGGGCCGCAGGCGCACCTGGCGCATGCGCTGCAGGGCGGCGGCGGGCATGCGCACGAGCACCCACAGGCACACGACCATGAGCATGACGATGACCATGCGGGTCACCACCATCACGACGGCACCGGCTGGGCTGCTGCCCTGTTCGCCGGCCATGACGACGAGTCCACCTGCCGGCTGTTCGACCCGCTGAGCCACGAGGGTCTGCCCGGCGTGCCGATGCTGGCGCTGCCGCTGGCCTTGAGCACCTTCTTCCTCGACCGGTTCCAGGGCGACTTCCTCGTCCGCTGGGCCGCGCTGTTCGACGCGCGCGGCCCGCCCGCGCTCCGCTGATTCCCGCTGACCAGGGCTGCACCGGGCGCTTGTGTCCGGTGCAGCTGCTTTTTTCTTGCGCAATCACCGGAGCTTCACTTGAATACCCTCTTTCCCCGTAGCGCCATGAGCGCTGCCGTCGCCTGCCTGGGCCTGGGTGCCCACGCGCAATCCCAACCCGATTCGCCCGCGGTGCTGCCTCAGGTCACCGTGACCGGCAACCCGCTGGGTGCGACCGACCTGGCCGTGCCGGCCGAGCGCTACGGCGGCACCGGGCTGCTGCTGCGCTCGCAATCCACCCTGGGCGAGACGCTCAACCACACCCCCGGCGTTTCCAGCACCGGGTTCGGGCCCAACGCCAGCCGGCCCGTCATCCGCGGCCTGGACGGCGACCGCATCCGCATCCTGAACAACGGCGGCGCCAGCGTCGATGCCTCCGGCCTGAGCTTCGACCATGCGGTGCCGCTGGACCCCATCGCGGTGGACAGCATCGAGGTGCT is from Ramlibacter tataouinensis TTB310 and encodes:
- a CDS encoding ABC transporter ATP-binding protein produces the protein MIETRGLRFRYPAGGDLAFADLAVPQGGRLVLRGPSGAGKSTWLALAAGLLTPGAGSIAVAGQPLQALRPAERDRWRGRHLGFLPQKLHLSDALTVQENLALPFYAAGLPVDRAAIARVLDALGVAPLAGRRPQHLSGGQAQRVALARAVLLSPRVLLADEPTASLDDAAADAALRVLDESASRCGATLAVATHDRRVLQAFPGAVVHEIGPGSAVASAAAP
- a CDS encoding FtsX-like permease family protein, which gives rise to MNTATLALRYLWSRPLTALLNLLLLTLGLAAITFVVLVGEQAGRAFERDLAGIDLVVGAKGSPLQLILAGVFQIDVPPGNVPLAEVRALQKHPQVARLIPLSMGDSLRGHRIVGTTPDYLAHYGLSLARGQGGFGPMEALLGAGVARATGLAPGEAFVGNHGLGGGGHAHGDTPYRVAGVLAPCGCVADRLVLTSLESVWRVHEDATTADEEDRRLLQAEREVTLALIAYRTPLAAVSFPRMVNATTAMQAAAPAVEVTRLARMLGVGGDVLRGLGLVLLATAALSVFIALWNAVRERRADLAMLRMLGATPARVAALVVCEALWLALIACVLGLAAGHALAALVGYVLAAQQSLPLSGAVWLARELWIPAAALAVAVVAALIPALSAYRVDVARLLQSR
- a CDS encoding DUF3299 domain-containing protein, with translation MKLRCSVSFLLAALLAASAMAQTAAPLGSPLPQGTGPGVHSPDSPFKPLPQRSDVVPWSVLTAVKTRVEKNRVLPAFKPEQLALNQKTQRLQGFMMPLEPGEKQRHFLLSSVPLTCGFCVPGGPESMVEVKTRSPVAYTMEPVTVEGQFAVLNDDPYGLYYRITDAVGVK